The genomic window ATTGTCCTTCGTTCGTGGTTTTGAAGAGCACATTTGATGCCGCATAAAGCGTATTTTGGTCATGCGGTGAAAAGAAAATTGGAAAGTTCCATTGAAAACGGTACTTCATGCCTTCTGCACCATGTCCCATGGGGTTATCGGGATAGACATTGATAAGCCGACGTTCTTTGGTGCGATGATTGAAACGCTCGAGCAAGCCGCCGTAACTACCGCCATAGACGATGTCGGGGTCTTTTGGGTCTACGGCGATATGTCCAGATTCGCCACCAGCCGTGATTTCCCAATCGGCTTCTGTAATGGCATAACCTTCGGAGCGATGCCGGATGCGCAGCGTTGAATTGTCTTGCTGCGCTACATAAATGCGATAGGGAAACACGTTGTCCGTTGTAACACGGTAGAATTGTGCCGTTGGTTGATTGTGGTATGTGGTCCAGTTTTCGCCGCCGTCGACACTGACTTGTGCGCCGCCATCATCACCGATAATCATGCGGTTTGGGTCGTTTGGGTCAATCCAGAGATCGTGATGATCACCATGTGGTGTAGGAATTGTCGTGAAGGTTTTGCCACCATCTTTGGAGCGATGGAATTCGACATTGAGTACATAGACCATATCAGGATTTTTTGTATCAGCGTAGATGCGTGTGTAGTACCATGCACGCTGACGCAAGTTGCGGTCGCTATTGAGTTTGGCCCACTTTTTGCCACCGTCATCAGAGCGAAAGACACCACCATCTTCAGCTTCAACAATTGCCCAGACGCGTTCAGGATTTACAGGTGAGACCGTTACGCCGATAATGCCCAGCGTACCTTTTGGCAACCCTTCATTTCGTGAGATGTTTTCCCACGTGTCGCCGCCATCGGTTGATTTCCACAGCAGTGAGCCTTCTCCGCCACTCTCAAAGCTATATGGAGTGCGACGCACACGCCATGTGCTTGCATAGATAATGCGCGGGTTTGATGGGTCAAGTATCAGATCCACCGCTCCAGCGTCATTGCTTACAAACAAAATTTTCTCCCATGTTTTGCCACCATCTTTGGAGCGAAATACACCGCGCTCTGGATTCGGACCAAAGGCATGCCCGATTGCCGCTACATAGACCAGGTCAGGGTTTTTGGGGTGAATGCGAATACGCGAAATGTGGCGCGTTTCTCGGAGTCCCATGTATTTCCATGTTTTGCCCGCGTCAAGTGATTTCCAGACACCGTAGCCATGCGAGAGATTGCCACGCAGGGTTTTTTCGCCGCCGCCTACATAGACGACATTGGGGTCTGATTCGCTTACGGCTACTGCACCAATTGAGCCGCCAAAAAATCCGTCAGAGACATTTGTCCAACTTGCGCCTGCGTCCGTGCTTTTCCAGACACCGCCACCTGTGCCGCCGAAATAAAACACATTGGGTTGCCCTACCACACCTGTTACGGCACACGAGCGTCCGCCACGATAGGGTCCAATTGAACGCCACTTTAGTGCATCATAGAGTTTTTCATCTATCGCAACTTGTGCTTGAGCAAATGCCGACGATACAAGCAGCCAAGCTAAGAAAATTGGCATGCAAAATGAGCGCTTATGCATTGACTTTACTCCTTTGTTTTAGTTTGAGTGCTGATAAGCCAGAGAGTTGCACCTCTCTTCCATTAAGTTTTGCACGTTACACAT from [Chlorobium] sp. 445 includes these protein-coding regions:
- a CDS encoding glycosyl hydrolase: MHKRSFCMPIFLAWLLVSSAFAQAQVAIDEKLYDALKWRSIGPYRGGRSCAVTGVVGQPNVFYFGGTGGGVWKSTDAGASWTNVSDGFFGGSIGAVAVSESDPNVVYVGGGEKTLRGNLSHGYGVWKSLDAGKTWKYMGLRETRHISRIRIHPKNPDLVYVAAIGHAFGPNPERGVFRSKDGGKTWEKILFVSNDAGAVDLILDPSNPRIIYASTWRVRRTPYSFESGGEGSLLWKSTDGGDTWENISRNEGLPKGTLGIIGVTVSPVNPERVWAIVEAEDGGVFRSDDGGKKWAKLNSDRNLRQRAWYYTRIYADTKNPDMVYVLNVEFHRSKDGGKTFTTIPTPHGDHHDLWIDPNDPNRMIIGDDGGAQVSVDGGENWTTYHNQPTAQFYRVTTDNVFPYRIYVAQQDNSTLRIRHRSEGYAITEADWEITAGGESGHIAVDPKDPDIVYGGSYGGLLERFNHRTKERRLINVYPDNPMGHGAEGMKYRFQWNFPIFFSPHDQNTLYAASNVLFKTTNEGQSWEAISPDLTRNDKTKLGPSGGPITKDNTSVEYYCTIFAAAESPMEKGLIWCGSDDGLIHITRDGGKTWTNVTPKDLPEWSMINSIEINPHEKGSAYIAATRYKLDDFAPYIYKTTDYGKTWKRIVKGIDKEHFTRVVRCDPVRKGLLFAGTESGVYISFDDGENWRPFQLNLPIVPITDMTIKDSDLIVATQGRSLWLIDDISPLRELTAEIAKKDLHLYTPRPSVRMEGSRPEKQPKGVGENLQAGVLFTFFLKETPDSTKPARLEIFEANGKLIRAFSTNAKENSERLNAKAGSNRFTWNMRYPDAERFEGLVLWAGGTQGPKAVPGKYEARLAYGGKTEKVTFEIIKDPRVSASQKDLEEQFEFLISTRDKLSETHQAIKQIRDVREQLNQLVKRLPQDENKEIHTAAKELVSKLTKIEEALYQTKNRSSQDPLNFPIRLNNKLSALATLAGRGDNRPTDQMLLVRNELTRQIDQELSALKTLLEKDVPMFNELVRQKSVPSVLIKQKAPSAVGSN